A DNA window from Arachis hypogaea cultivar Tifrunner chromosome 18, arahy.Tifrunner.gnm2.J5K5, whole genome shotgun sequence contains the following coding sequences:
- the LOC112772771 gene encoding F-box/FBD/LRR-repeat protein At3g14710 — protein MDSSNQTQNIVIKETEETDSKDIISTLHESTLGQILSFLPTIEAIQTCVLSQRWIHVWKSITSLCFSDSLPCYGKILKKEQFVNFVNKVLLHHLANSSITNFSLCLTRYRYDSKQVSEWISTVLDRRIQKLHIQYAGKVQFSSHSFFKCDTLVQLVLKVRCTLNVPIYACFPNLRNLNISGVRLESESSIFSEDIVLNFPVLKVFEARACEWLTMQGISIQAPLLEKFSLELCYSSISNESCKSSIKIFAPCLKEFSYEGDLELDIILLDSSSVCDASIVIVVDEDKKVMMESLQFQAHKLLSQIHQVEQLKLLFYKVLMHSNDIFTHLPTFGRLTYLQLNEVTDEALSKLLHNSPILNTLVLLNGVSHDSNKDAMSYASSVPHCFLSSLRVFQFNGFNVHEHEISLVKFVMGNAAVLERMIISAAFWLRYSDIDMEKVKDNIFSFPKCCIRAIIEFSDVNGSSTCSGPHVKVV, from the exons ATGGATTCAAGCAATCAAACTCAGAACATTGTTATAAAAGAAACAGAAGAAACTGATTCCAAAGACATAATCAGCACATTACATGAAAGCACACTTGGTCAAATCCTCTCTTTCCTTCCAACCATAGAAGCAATTCAAACTTGTGTGTTATCTCAAAGGTGGATTCATGTTTggaaatccatcacctctctatgTTTCAGTGACAGTTTGCCTTGTTATGGAAAGATTCTGAAGAAAGAAcaatttgtgaattttgtgaaCAAAGTACTTCTTCACCATCTAGCAAATTCAAGCATCACAAACTTCTCTCTTTGTTTAACAAGATATAGATATGATTCAAAACAAGTTAGTGAATGGATCTCCACTGTCTTAGATAGAAGAATCCAGAAGCTTCATATTCAGTATGCTGGTAAAGTTCAATTTTCGTCACATTCCTTCTTTAAATGTGACACTCTAGTACAATTAGTCCTTAAAGTTAGATGCACTCTAAATGTTCCAATCTATGCTTGTTTTCCAAATCTTCGAAACCTTAACATCTCCGGGGTCAGATTAGAGAGCGAATCATCCATTTTCTCAGAAGATATAGTACTTAATTTCCCAGTTCTGAAAGTGTTTGAAGCTAGAGCATGTGAGTGGTTAACTATGCAGGGTATTAGTATTCAAGCACCTCTGCTTGAAAAGTTTTCCTTAGAACTTTGTTATTCTTCTATTTCTAATGAATCATGTAAATCCTCCATCAAGATCTTTGCTCCTTGTCTAAAAGAGTTCTCTTATGAGGGTGATCTCGAACTAGATATCATTCTATTGGATTCATCCTCGGTTTGTGATGCTTCTATCGTGATTGTTGTTGATGAAGACAAAAAGGTCATGATGGAAAGTTTACAGTTTCAAGCACATAAGCTTCTCAGTCAAATCCATCAAGTGGAACAACTGAAGTTATTGTTTTATAAG GTTCTTATGCATTCCAATGACATATTTACCCATCTTCCTACCTTTGGAAGGCTGACTTATCTTCAACTAAACGAGGTTACCGATGAAGCCCTGTCGAAATTACTCCACAACTCCCCAATTCTTAACACTCTTGTTTTACTCAAT GGAGTATCTCATGACTCAAACAAAGATGCAATGTCTTATGCATCATCAGTGCCTCATTGCTTTCTTTCAAGCCTCAGAGTTTTTCAGTTTAATGGATTTAATGTGCATGAACACGAAATTTCTCTTGTTAAGTTTGTGATGGGTAATGCAGCAGTGTTGGAGAGGATGATTATATCAGCAGCATTTTGGCTACGCTATTCAGATATTGATATGGAGAAAGTCAAGGATAACATTTTTTCATTTCCAAAGTGTTGCATCCGTGCCATAATAGAATTTTCTGATGTTAATGGTTCCTCAACATGTTCAGGACCCCATGTAAAAGTAGTATAG
- the LOC140181361 gene encoding uncharacterized protein, translating to MDDRVVLKIYYYEQILLQTYEGVQFLCENPLDVVIPFTLSFEELKGVICENIDSQRCRRVSCILYRYHLPVFGGFVQFQTKYVTDEASMHEMFSMYMENRHRMSCIELYIEFEQSEADRNIELEDYNSESEDEFESNYEIVGLGEDEDEAGGAMNADVAEVANALANPHPIQEPSFMRSLDLEAMHAPEFPQYMNAAPPVVADGEFTVGMEFSSREAVIKAMKDYTILRGVDYRVYESEPTTFYAKCTEYENGCDWLIRVTKMQKKYCWEIKRYNGSHTCTRSTISQDHSKLDSKTVAEAIKPLVEFDPSIKVKSVIADVQSKFNYTISYRKAWLAKQQAVESIFGSWEASYEALLIWFEAMCHKEPSAVVHFETMPAYQGDDLVPDVRVLHRVFWSYYPCIRAFRHCKPVVQVDGTHLYGKYKGCLLVAVSQDGNNNIVPIAFAIVEGETSDAWYFFLSNLRQHVVTRDGVELISDRHDSIRSAIERSNGAWPPPRAFHMFCIRHIESNFLRKFKAPYLQKLIVNIGYSRTTREYQMRYERLKERGEAYTNWLDRIPHEQYALAFDGGYRWGHMTTNLVECINSVLKGARNLPVTPLVKATFYRLNELFTRKRDEAEARINAGLVFSEMVTTKLHANQRASRNIQVSCFDRENEVFEVREMPSGVEYAVDLRHHRCDCGEFQVDRIPCRHVFACCANQRLDWQVYVNDVYKMDQVRRVYRARFRPLGNPATWPAYHGPRFVGNPFLRRVAKGRPKMIRFLNEMDTRMLRRPRRCKQCGTEGHSRSRCRQSGGPSAGPAEE from the exons ATGGATGATAGAGTTGTATTGAAGATTTATTATTACGAACAGATCTTATTGCAAACATATGAGGGAGTTCAATTTTTGTGTGAAAATCcattagatgttgttattccgtTCACATTGTCATTTGAGGAGTTgaaaggtgtgatttgtgagaatATAGATTCTCAAAGATGTAGGAGAGTATCGTGTATTTTGTACAGGTATCATTTACCTGTGTTTGGTGGGTTTGTTCAATTTCAGACCAAGTACGTGACGGACGAAGCGAGTATGCATGAAATGTTTTCAATGTACATGGAAAATCGCCACCGAATGTCGTGCATCGAGTTATATATTGAGTTTGAGCAATCTGAAGCGGACCGTAACATTGAAttggaagattataatagtgaaagcgaagatgaatttgaaagtaactaTGAGATCGTCGGTCTaggtgaagatgaagatgaagctgGCGGCGCCATGAACGCAGATGTGGCGGAAGTTGCAAATGCACTAGCAAATCCGCATCCGATTCAGGAGCCTTCTTTCATGCGGTCGTTGGATTTGGAGGCTATGCACGCACCGGAGTTTCCGCAATATATGAATGCAG CGCCTCCTGTTGTGGCGGATGGTGAGTTCACAGTGGGGATGGAATTCAGTTCAAGGGAGGCAGTAATCAAGGcaatgaaagattataccatccTGAGAGGTGTGGACTATCGGGTATATGAGTCGGAACCGACGACATTCTATGCCAAATGTACAGAATATGAGAATGGTTGTGACTGGTTGATCAGGGTAACCAAAATGCAGAAGAAGTACTGTTGGGAGATAAAGAGGTACAATGGAAGTCACACTTGTACCAGGTCTACTATTTCTCAAGACCATTCGAAGCTGGATTCCAAGACagttgcagaagcaataaagccgttGGTAGAGTTTGACCCGTCTATAAAGGTGAAATCAGTAATTGCTGATGTCCAGTCAAAGTTTAACTACACCATCAGTTATCGCAAGGCTTGGTTAGCAAAGCAGCAGGCTGTCGAATCAATTTTCGGAAGTTGGGAAGCATCGTATGAAGCTTTGCtcatatggtttgaggccatgtgccACAAAGAGCCATCAGCAGTGGTTCACTTTGAAACAATGCCTGCTTACCAGGGGGATGATTTGGTTCCTGATGTACGTGTTCTACATAgagtcttctggagttattacccctgTATAAGGGCCTTCAGACACTGCAAGCCAGTGGTGCAAGTGGACGGGACTCATTTGTATGGAAAATACAAGGGTTGTTTATTGGTTGCAGTCTCACAAGATGGTAATAATAACATcgtgcctattgcatttgccatagtggagggagagacttctgatgcatggTACTTTTTTTTGAGCAACCTGCGTCAACATGTGGTGACACGTGATGGTGTGGAACTTATCTCTGATCGACACGATTCAATTAGGTCAGCTATTGAACGAAGTAATGGGGCGTGGCCTCCTCCTAGAGCTTTCCATATGTTTTGTATTCGACATATTGAGTCTAACTTCTTAAGGAAGTTCAAGGCACCTTACTTGCAGAAGCTTATCGTCAACATTG GATACTCGAGGACGACCAGGGAGTACCAGATGCGCTATGAACGATTAAAGGAACGGGGTGAGGCTTACACCAACTGGCTTGATCGGATCCCTCATGAGCAGTATGCTTTGGCATTTGATGGTGGTTACCGATGGGGTCATATGACCACCAATCTTGTGGAATGTATCAACTCCGTCTTAAAGGGTGCACGCAATCTCCCAGTCACTCCACTTGTTAAGGCTACATTTTACAGACTGAATGAGTTGTTCACTAGGAAAAGAGATGAGGCTGAAGCCCGAATCAATGCTGGACTTGTGTTCTCTGAGATGGTGACAACCAAGCTGCATGCAAATCAACGAGCATCACGTAACATACAGGTTAGCTGTTTTGATAGAGAAAATGAAGTCTTCGAAGTACGCGAGATGCCTAGTGGGGTTGAGTATGCAGTTGACCTACGCCACCATCGGTGCGACTGTGGTGAATTCCAGGTTGACCGAATTCCGTGTCGACACGTTTTTGCGTGTTGTGCAAATCAGAGGTTGGATTGGCAAGTGTACGTTAATGATGTTTACAAGATGGACCAAGTTCGAAGAGTATACAGGGCTAGGTTTAGACCACTGGGAAATCCGGCAACGTGGCCTGCTTATCATGGACCTAGATTCGTTGGAAACCCGTTCCTCAGACGGGTAGCCAAAGGTCGGCCGAAGATGATCcgcttcttgaatgagatggacactcGTATGTTGCGTCGCCCGAGGCGATGCAAGCAATGCGGTACCGAGGGCCATAGTCGCAGTAGATGTCGTCAAAGTGGTGGGCCGAGTGCAGGTCCAGCCGAAGAGTAG